The following are encoded in a window of Desulfosporosinus sp. Sb-LF genomic DNA:
- the cobK gene encoding precorrin-6A reductase — protein MRLLVLAGTEDGRQLANALKQRGHDVLVSTLTAYGADLALVQGLQVRSGAMDAPILTDLLKKGTFAALVDATHPYATRVKQMAKTVCRELSLPYLCWQRSALDLEVHPLIHWAEDIPSAARMAAELGQRILLTTGSNALPEWVSLPSLKDKMLYIRVLPTSDVLARCESFGFKPNQIIAAQGPFSQEWDEAMFKQLRIEVVVAKESGKVGGTLEKVQACLCLNIPLVILKRPNTEDQTSYTLSQFIKHLEEIL, from the coding sequence GTGAGACTTCTGGTTTTAGCTGGAACAGAAGATGGACGACAACTAGCGAATGCCTTAAAACAGCGTGGACATGATGTTTTAGTCTCTACACTGACCGCTTATGGCGCAGATTTGGCACTAGTGCAAGGACTCCAAGTTCGTTCCGGTGCGATGGATGCTCCCATCCTCACAGATCTCCTAAAGAAAGGTACCTTTGCAGCACTGGTGGATGCAACCCATCCCTATGCGACACGGGTGAAACAAATGGCTAAAACAGTCTGCCGAGAGCTATCGCTACCCTACCTTTGTTGGCAGCGCTCAGCACTGGATTTAGAAGTTCATCCCCTTATTCATTGGGCTGAAGACATTCCGTCTGCTGCTCGAATGGCTGCAGAGCTAGGACAACGTATTTTGTTGACGACAGGAAGCAATGCGTTGCCAGAATGGGTATCGCTCCCCTCTCTGAAAGACAAAATGCTCTATATCCGTGTCTTACCTACATCAGACGTGTTGGCGCGTTGCGAATCGTTTGGATTCAAACCGAATCAAATCATCGCTGCTCAAGGCCCATTTTCTCAAGAGTGGGACGAAGCGATGTTCAAGCAATTAAGGATCGAAGTCGTAGTTGCCAAAGAGAGTGGAAAAGTAGGAGGAACCCTCGAAAAAGTACAGGCTTGCCTCTGCTTAAATATCCCGTTAGTCATCTTGAAACGACCGAACACTGAAGATCAAACTAGTTATACGCTTTCACAATTTATAAAACATTTGGAGGAAATCTTATGA
- the cobJ gene encoding precorrin-3B C(17)-methyltransferase — protein sequence MTARVQSVLNEVEYIVGYKTYIELIRSFLTHQQIVATGMRQEIDRCREAIRLAAEGHRVAVVSSGDAGVYGMAGIIIECLEQEGLIDLPLEIIPGVTAASASASMLGAPLMHDFAVISLSDLLTPWEVIEKRVRLAAEGDFIFAIYNPKSLGRTQHIETVREILLRYRRPDTPVGLVREALRGEESSVQITTIGDFTNHTIDMLTTVIIGNSQTRIVGPYMVTPRGYKL from the coding sequence ATGACCGCACGAGTACAGTCGGTGTTAAATGAAGTTGAATACATCGTAGGGTATAAAACTTACATAGAGCTTATTCGTTCGTTTTTAACTCATCAACAGATTGTAGCTACTGGAATGCGTCAAGAGATCGACCGCTGTCGTGAGGCGATTCGTTTGGCGGCCGAGGGACATAGGGTTGCTGTCGTGAGTAGCGGAGATGCTGGTGTCTATGGAATGGCTGGGATTATTATTGAGTGTCTAGAACAAGAGGGGCTTATTGATCTTCCACTGGAGATTATTCCAGGTGTAACGGCAGCTTCTGCGTCTGCCTCCATGCTAGGTGCTCCTTTAATGCATGACTTTGCTGTGATTAGCTTGAGTGATCTGTTAACCCCTTGGGAAGTCATCGAGAAACGAGTGCGCTTGGCAGCTGAAGGAGATTTTATCTTTGCGATTTATAACCCAAAAAGTCTCGGTCGAACACAACACATAGAGACAGTACGAGAAATCCTACTACGCTACCGTCGTCCCGATACTCCCGTTGGCCTTGTCCGAGAGGCATTACGTGGGGAGGAATCGAGCGTGCAAATCACCACAATCGGGGATTTCACCAATCACACCATCGACATGCTGACAACTGTCATTATCGGGAACTCGCAAACTCGTATTGTTGGCCCTTATATGGTTACCCCTCGTGGGTATAAACTGTGA
- a CDS encoding cobalamin biosynthesis protein, translated as MKVALVALTDRGMATAQRIGEGLPKTATSELFIHEKALGLNENKQIEHVQANLHNFRRLGDIVPDLWREYPVLIFVMATGIVVRQIAPFIERKDRDPAVLVLDEEGEFVIPLLSGHLGGANSWANQIAHQIGAQAVITTATDGRGLVAPDEYARRNGWKVEPIDHLPVVNRLLMEQGYLNVWTSHSLKPEHTWFNDSRYRFLSENDKDKANVILDAFPNTDIKADCLYLVPPVLSVGVGCRRGVSSETILERITSAVEQIGASLKAISGIYSIDLKSDEVGLIEAAKQLRVPFRTFRAAELQAVNEHEQLSRSNFVNEKIGVDGVCEAASLLGTHKGRLILPKIMGQGVTVAISMEKESSLS; from the coding sequence GTGAAAGTAGCACTTGTGGCATTAACGGATCGCGGGATGGCTACAGCCCAGCGTATTGGAGAGGGTCTACCAAAAACAGCGACTTCAGAGCTTTTCATCCATGAGAAAGCACTCGGCCTGAACGAGAACAAGCAAATAGAACATGTTCAAGCAAACCTACACAACTTTCGGCGTTTAGGGGATATCGTCCCAGACCTATGGCGAGAGTATCCAGTTCTCATTTTTGTCATGGCGACAGGGATTGTGGTACGCCAAATTGCTCCCTTTATCGAACGCAAAGATCGAGATCCAGCGGTACTTGTTCTAGATGAAGAAGGAGAATTCGTTATACCTTTGCTTTCCGGGCATCTGGGTGGCGCAAACTCCTGGGCGAATCAGATCGCCCATCAGATCGGTGCTCAAGCAGTTATTACCACAGCAACAGACGGTCGAGGATTAGTAGCACCCGATGAATACGCCCGAAGGAATGGTTGGAAAGTAGAACCCATAGACCATTTACCAGTGGTTAACCGTTTACTCATGGAACAAGGATATCTCAACGTCTGGACAAGTCACTCTTTGAAACCCGAACACACTTGGTTTAACGATAGTCGTTATCGGTTCTTGTCAGAAAACGACAAAGATAAAGCAAATGTAATCTTAGATGCTTTTCCTAACACAGATATTAAAGCAGATTGCCTCTATTTAGTGCCTCCAGTCTTGAGTGTTGGAGTTGGGTGTCGCCGCGGAGTCTCTTCGGAAACAATTTTAGAGAGAATCACGTCGGCTGTAGAACAAATTGGTGCCTCGCTTAAGGCAATATCCGGGATCTATAGTATTGACCTTAAATCCGATGAAGTTGGACTGATAGAAGCGGCCAAGCAGCTTCGAGTTCCGTTTCGAACCTTTCGAGCAGCTGAACTTCAAGCGGTTAATGAACATGAACAGTTAAGTCGATCAAACTTTGTTAACGAGAAGATAGGAGTGGACGGAGTATGCGAAGCAGCGAGTTTACTGGGAACACACAAGGGACGGCTAATCCTGCCGAAGATCATGGGGCAGGGGGTCACAGTAGCGATCAGCATGGAAAAGGAAAGCTCTTTGTCGTAG
- the cobM gene encoding precorrin-4 C(11)-methyltransferase has product MSQNKLTGKVIFVGAGPGDPELITIKGSRALERADRVIYAGSLVNPTLLDICRPGTPFHDSAHLTLEEVVALMSEGTSRGEMIVRLHTGDPSMYGAIKEQFDYLDKQEIPYSVIPGVSSVFAAAAAVKREFTLPDISQTLILTRLAGRTPVPEREALEKLAKHQASMAIFLSVQDMGSVVAALLEGGYPVSTPIAVIAKASWPDEEVLLGTLETIVEKVKQAGIRKQAQILVGDFLDPANGYARSKLYDPTFTHEYRQGTET; this is encoded by the coding sequence TTGAGTCAGAACAAACTTACGGGAAAAGTTATTTTCGTCGGAGCTGGCCCTGGAGATCCGGAACTGATCACAATCAAAGGATCCCGCGCACTAGAACGAGCTGACCGTGTGATCTACGCGGGGTCTTTAGTCAACCCGACATTACTCGATATCTGTCGTCCGGGAACCCCTTTTCACGACAGTGCCCATCTAACACTCGAAGAGGTGGTTGCTTTGATGTCCGAGGGAACTAGTCGTGGGGAAATGATTGTACGTCTCCATACTGGAGATCCTAGTATGTACGGAGCAATAAAGGAACAATTTGACTATTTAGACAAACAAGAAATTCCGTATTCCGTCATTCCAGGGGTCAGCTCGGTGTTTGCAGCTGCGGCGGCGGTCAAGCGTGAGTTCACCTTGCCAGATATTAGCCAAACTTTAATTCTTACCCGTTTAGCTGGACGTACCCCTGTGCCAGAACGTGAGGCACTTGAAAAATTAGCAAAACATCAAGCCAGTATGGCAATTTTCCTAAGTGTCCAAGATATGGGTTCTGTGGTAGCAGCCTTATTGGAAGGGGGTTATCCTGTATCTACTCCCATCGCCGTAATTGCTAAAGCTAGTTGGCCGGATGAAGAGGTTCTTCTCGGGACCTTAGAAACAATCGTAGAAAAAGTTAAACAGGCAGGAATCCGTAAGCAGGCTCAGATTCTTGTCGGGGATTTCTTAGATCCGGCAAACGGTTACGCGAGGTCCAAACTTTATGATCCGACCTTTACCCACGAATACCGTCAAGGGACAGAAACGTGA
- the cobI gene encoding precorrin-2 C(20)-methyltransferase, translated as MNTMWGKFYGVGVGPGDPQLLTLQAVNVLQTVDLVAIPKSKMERESVAWDIAKIHCPSNVRLIELELPMTSDQQVLAKAWQDGAQTLLSELKQGKSIAFITLGDPSLYSTYSYLLNILQEELPQECIATVPGITAMSAAAARINLPLATGDEPLLILPSTEDVGEFLDFPNLVLMKVSRRLPEILTLLEEKDKKAVLLTRLGQPGEAIRWKPKPQDFASDKIDYLSLLLVKKDLLGRKKD; from the coding sequence ATGAATACAATGTGGGGGAAATTTTATGGAGTCGGGGTTGGCCCCGGCGATCCTCAGCTCTTGACCTTACAAGCTGTCAACGTTTTACAAACCGTCGATCTGGTAGCTATCCCAAAATCTAAAATGGAGCGAGAAAGCGTCGCCTGGGATATTGCTAAAATTCATTGCCCGTCGAACGTCCGCCTTATCGAACTGGAATTGCCCATGACTTCGGACCAGCAAGTTTTGGCTAAGGCTTGGCAAGATGGAGCACAGACACTCTTATCTGAACTAAAACAGGGCAAATCGATTGCGTTCATTACGCTGGGTGATCCTTCACTCTATAGCACTTACAGTTACCTACTTAACATCCTCCAGGAGGAATTACCCCAGGAATGTATTGCAACTGTGCCAGGTATCACTGCCATGTCCGCAGCAGCTGCCAGGATTAATTTACCTCTTGCCACAGGGGATGAACCCCTTCTTATCTTGCCAAGTACCGAAGATGTGGGCGAATTTCTCGACTTTCCGAACTTGGTTTTGATGAAAGTCTCTCGGAGACTTCCTGAGATTTTAACACTTCTAGAGGAGAAAGATAAAAAAGCGGTCTTGCTAACACGCCTAGGGCAGCCGGGTGAGGCTATCCGCTGGAAGCCTAAACCACAGGACTTTGCTTCCGACAAAATCGATTATCTCAGCCTTTTACTTGTCAAAAAGGATTTGTTAGGGAGGAAAAAAGATTGA
- the cbiE gene encoding precorrin-6y C5,15-methyltransferase (decarboxylating) subunit CbiE: MLQVIGIGPGRPEWLPPAITKLVGNCDILIGGSRALELFPNFAGRQYCLSGDLAHSLEVIANALQKKKIIGVLVSGDPGFFSFLPRLKKEFPEERIDVYPGISSLQFAFARAGIPWQEATFVSVHGRELSVLPRVITRPTAVLTGGENTPQKIAQLYLDLGSNPHISVGNALTYPEEFWETMDAEHLSHEKTSLKNAIVILYPTIEQDNMQTTGCRIGIPDHEFLRGKVPMTKAEIRVQVLAKAQISTNDHIVDIGAGTGSISIEAAGLAPKGVVYAIEHNPEAQELILANQQKFGISNLRLISGAAPDVFGELPQVNVCIIGGSHGRLKEILEKVPLVEGGRIVITAVTIETVSHGLKLLEDLHYQEIDAVSIQAVRWKPVQTLHMAQALNPVFILSARKEGKS, translated from the coding sequence ATGTTACAGGTGATCGGTATCGGCCCCGGTAGACCGGAATGGTTGCCCCCTGCAATCACTAAACTTGTGGGAAATTGCGACATTTTAATTGGGGGTTCTAGGGCGCTTGAACTCTTTCCAAATTTCGCGGGACGACAGTATTGCCTATCTGGTGACCTCGCTCACAGTCTTGAAGTGATTGCAAACGCACTTCAAAAAAAGAAAATTATTGGAGTTCTCGTCTCAGGCGACCCCGGGTTTTTCAGCTTTTTGCCCAGGCTTAAAAAGGAATTTCCTGAGGAGAGAATCGACGTCTACCCGGGAATAAGCTCTCTACAATTCGCCTTTGCGAGAGCAGGGATTCCTTGGCAAGAGGCAACCTTCGTTAGTGTTCATGGTCGAGAATTGTCCGTATTGCCACGGGTGATAACTCGTCCCACAGCGGTCTTAACGGGTGGAGAAAATACCCCTCAGAAAATAGCGCAACTCTATTTGGATCTCGGAAGTAACCCCCATATTTCTGTAGGCAATGCCCTTACCTATCCAGAAGAATTCTGGGAAACAATGGATGCCGAGCATTTATCTCATGAGAAAACATCGTTGAAAAATGCCATCGTTATTCTGTATCCAACAATTGAGCAGGATAATATGCAAACTACTGGTTGCAGAATTGGTATTCCAGACCATGAGTTCCTACGGGGAAAGGTTCCCATGACCAAAGCGGAAATTCGAGTCCAAGTACTCGCGAAGGCCCAAATATCGACCAATGACCATATTGTGGACATCGGGGCTGGTACTGGAAGCATTAGTATTGAAGCCGCTGGTCTCGCTCCTAAAGGGGTTGTTTATGCAATTGAACATAATCCAGAGGCTCAAGAACTCATTCTAGCCAATCAACAAAAGTTTGGCATCTCTAACCTACGTCTGATTTCCGGGGCCGCCCCCGATGTTTTTGGAGAGCTCCCCCAAGTTAATGTCTGTATCATTGGCGGAAGTCATGGACGATTGAAGGAAATTCTAGAAAAAGTACCCCTCGTTGAGGGAGGTAGAATCGTGATCACTGCAGTGACAATCGAAACGGTATCCCACGGACTGAAACTCCTTGAAGATCTTCACTATCAAGAAATCGATGCCGTTTCTATTCAAGCAGTCCGTTGGAAGCCAGTACAAACTCTTCATATGGCACAAGCTTTAAATCCGGTCTTTATTCTATCAGCACGAAAAGAGGGGAAGTCATGA
- the cbiD gene encoding cobalt-precorrin-5B (C(1))-methyltransferase CbiD gives MAKDKDRHTWREGYTTGSCAAGAAKVACLLLHGDSLPEQVEVPLPNSARLMMPIQGGESNDSVATACILKNGGDDADITHGLEIRAIVRQLSPHGIIHIRGGKGVGTVTKKGLAIDVGESAINPVPRKMINQAVREVFPEEELEIIIEVPAGEAAALRTLNPRLGIVGGISILGTSGIVRPMSEEAFKTSILPELDQAVAYGHKTIVLTPGHYGYRVATERLKVPTEAVIEMSNFVGFLLEEAAYRGIEQVILLGHIGKLIKVSGGIFHTHNRVADARSEILLAHAALAGVNFDTLAHLAEFPTTEGATLELLNLGEQNLLHHLAHLASERAQAFTIGRLSVGTIMTLLSGQPIGWDTKAREIVKEQGWVWSTEP, from the coding sequence ATGGCTAAAGACAAAGATCGACATACTTGGCGCGAAGGATATACAACAGGAAGCTGTGCAGCTGGTGCAGCTAAAGTAGCCTGCCTCCTTCTCCATGGGGACAGTTTACCTGAGCAGGTAGAGGTTCCTCTGCCGAATTCTGCTCGCTTAATGATGCCCATCCAAGGGGGAGAATCAAACGATTCAGTAGCCACTGCATGCATTCTCAAAAACGGCGGGGATGATGCGGATATCACACATGGGCTTGAAATCCGTGCGATAGTACGTCAGCTTTCCCCTCATGGAATTATTCACATCCGTGGGGGCAAAGGGGTAGGAACCGTCACAAAAAAAGGATTAGCCATTGATGTTGGGGAAAGCGCTATTAACCCAGTTCCGAGGAAAATGATCAATCAAGCTGTACGTGAGGTCTTCCCCGAAGAAGAACTTGAAATAATCATCGAAGTCCCTGCCGGAGAAGCCGCCGCTTTGCGAACCCTAAATCCTAGGTTGGGAATTGTCGGAGGAATTTCAATTCTGGGGACAAGTGGGATCGTCCGTCCTATGTCAGAAGAAGCTTTTAAAACCTCGATTCTTCCGGAGTTGGATCAGGCAGTGGCTTATGGACATAAAACTATTGTGCTAACCCCAGGGCACTATGGCTATAGAGTCGCGACGGAACGCTTGAAGGTCCCGACTGAAGCCGTGATCGAAATGAGTAATTTTGTAGGCTTCCTTTTGGAAGAAGCAGCCTACCGTGGAATTGAACAGGTCATTTTACTGGGACATATCGGGAAGCTGATCAAAGTATCAGGTGGGATTTTCCATACCCATAATCGTGTTGCAGATGCACGTTCGGAAATATTGCTGGCACATGCGGCACTGGCTGGGGTAAATTTTGACACCTTAGCACATCTGGCAGAGTTTCCAACCACTGAAGGAGCAACATTAGAACTTCTAAATCTCGGCGAGCAAAACTTGCTTCACCATCTAGCACATTTGGCCAGTGAACGGGCCCAGGCATTCACCATTGGGCGTCTGAGCGTAGGCACGATTATGACGTTGTTAAGCGGCCAACCGATTGGTTGGGATACGAAAGCTCGCGAAATTGTAAAAGAACAAGGTTGGGTGTGGTCGACTGAACCTTGA
- a CDS encoding energy-coupling factor transporter transmembrane component T, which yields MFIEYLPGNTLLHRLDVRTKMLGFLGICILSFLFQDPQFQVLILALAGLLAFWIRIPLRKIGGMMAPLIPIAISIILITGFTFAPERFERVSSQAILFYALPGDRLGATVGGFLMGTTFLFRLFSLMIASSVLTLTTSMDDFTQFFYKMRVPAEISMMLTTAIRFIPTLDKKRRLILEAQKARGSRFNEKGIVGPIRSYLPIMIPMFINSILMANSLSMAMLNRGYGLTRSWTPLREIAFAPRDFWAIFLIVLSITLAILARFRLHLGVL from the coding sequence ATGTTTATAGAGTATTTACCGGGAAATACCTTGCTCCATCGCTTAGACGTTCGAACCAAGATGCTCGGATTCTTAGGGATCTGTATCCTCTCGTTTTTATTTCAAGATCCGCAGTTCCAGGTTTTAATATTAGCTTTGGCAGGATTATTGGCTTTTTGGATTAGAATCCCACTGCGAAAGATTGGGGGGATGATGGCTCCCTTGATTCCCATTGCCATTTCAATTATTCTAATCACAGGATTTACGTTCGCGCCGGAGCGCTTTGAGCGGGTCTCTAGCCAAGCTATCCTCTTTTATGCCCTGCCGGGAGACCGATTGGGGGCTACGGTGGGGGGATTTCTGATGGGCACTACCTTTCTCTTTCGCCTCTTTAGTCTGATGATTGCTTCTTCTGTGTTAACTTTGACTACGTCGATGGATGATTTCACGCAATTTTTCTATAAGATGAGGGTCCCTGCAGAAATTTCCATGATGCTGACAACAGCGATACGATTTATTCCTACTCTGGATAAAAAACGAAGGCTTATCCTAGAAGCTCAAAAGGCACGAGGTTCCAGATTTAACGAAAAAGGAATTGTAGGTCCTATACGATCGTATCTTCCGATTATGATTCCCATGTTTATAAACTCGATTTTAATGGCTAATTCATTATCGATGGCAATGCTGAATAGGGGATACGGCTTAACTCGTTCTTGGACACCTTTGCGCGAAATTGCGTTTGCCCCAAGGGATTTCTGGGCGATTTTCCTCATTGTTCTGTCGATAACCTTGGCTATTCTTGCTCGATTCAGACTGCATCTGGGGGTTTTGTAG
- a CDS encoding ABC transporter ATP-binding protein — translation MKTVERVEIAIELKNVSYRYPNAVEPCLKNVSLTVQKGTFIVLMGATGAGKTTLSLCLNGLIPQLLAGDLTGQVSAAGQNVRKTAIQSLSRVLGLVLQDPETQIIGRTVEEDTAFGPRNFLVSLHEINQRVDGTLGKVRLKGYNQRLTEELSGGEKQRLAIAGVLVMEPEILVLDEPTSELDPVGRSEIYETLEDLRRKKDLTIMLVDHSGEELINIADEVIVLSQGEVAWRGVPAELFRNIPLLRQYGIKPLPTSLIGWDFYEKGWIPFDEIPLDSSSAEQLIRGLLPKYGQRRDNPQPLLPQETDYFKVRNEGTIQIRNLVYQYNSEKPALQGINLTIETGEFVALIGQNGAGKTTLAKHLNGLLKPTSGEVIVEGMNTLQYDTYHLSKTIGYVFQNPDHQIFSVTVEKELEYGLKNAGFKGMEIKGRVDQVLQFTGLEKYRHVHPFTLGKGERQMIAMASILVIEPKILIIDEPTTGSDWTGIQAMLGLIRKLHAAGTTIIMISHDMDLVAQYANRVIVLKDGSILMDGNPRDVFSKDDKLLDAAIVPPQLCRLSSQLKDVLFQETLIEPDEFIAMFESGEKTGCL, via the coding sequence GTGAAAACCGTGGAACGCGTTGAAATTGCTATTGAATTAAAGAATGTCTCCTACCGTTACCCAAACGCCGTAGAGCCTTGTTTAAAGAACGTAAGTCTTACCGTTCAAAAAGGAACGTTCATTGTCTTAATGGGCGCTACCGGAGCGGGGAAAACGACCTTGAGTTTATGTCTTAACGGTCTAATTCCTCAGCTCTTGGCAGGAGATCTGACAGGACAGGTGAGCGCAGCCGGTCAAAATGTGAGGAAAACCGCAATTCAGTCGTTGTCAAGGGTTCTTGGGCTCGTCTTGCAGGATCCCGAGACTCAGATCATCGGTCGAACCGTTGAAGAAGATACCGCGTTTGGCCCACGCAATTTTTTAGTTTCGTTGCACGAAATTAATCAGAGAGTCGATGGGACTCTAGGAAAAGTCCGCCTTAAAGGGTACAATCAACGCTTAACCGAGGAACTTTCAGGTGGTGAAAAACAACGTTTGGCGATTGCGGGCGTTCTAGTGATGGAACCTGAAATCTTGGTGCTTGATGAGCCTACCTCGGAACTTGATCCAGTAGGACGTTCGGAAATCTATGAAACGTTAGAAGATCTACGACGCAAGAAAGATCTAACAATTATGTTAGTCGACCATTCCGGCGAAGAACTGATCAATATAGCGGATGAGGTGATTGTGCTCAGCCAGGGGGAAGTGGCTTGGCGAGGGGTTCCAGCTGAACTCTTTCGAAATATTCCCCTCTTACGTCAGTATGGGATAAAGCCTTTACCTACCAGTTTAATCGGATGGGATTTCTATGAAAAAGGTTGGATTCCATTTGACGAGATTCCTTTAGATAGTTCGTCTGCTGAACAATTGATCAGAGGATTATTACCTAAGTACGGACAACGGAGGGATAACCCTCAGCCGCTTCTGCCGCAGGAGACGGATTATTTCAAGGTACGGAATGAGGGAACAATTCAGATTCGCAACTTAGTCTATCAATACAATTCAGAAAAGCCTGCTTTACAAGGAATTAACCTAACCATTGAAACAGGTGAGTTTGTAGCCCTAATCGGGCAAAATGGCGCTGGCAAAACAACCTTAGCCAAACATTTGAATGGATTGCTGAAACCAACGAGCGGAGAAGTTATCGTAGAGGGCATGAATACCCTTCAGTATGATACATACCATTTGTCCAAAACGATCGGGTATGTCTTCCAAAATCCTGATCATCAAATTTTCTCTGTTACCGTTGAGAAAGAATTAGAATATGGGCTCAAAAATGCTGGCTTCAAAGGTATGGAAATCAAAGGCCGAGTTGATCAGGTGCTTCAGTTTACTGGGTTAGAGAAATACCGTCACGTTCATCCGTTCACCTTAGGAAAAGGAGAACGGCAAATGATAGCCATGGCCTCTATTCTTGTAATCGAGCCCAAAATACTCATCATAGACGAACCGACTACCGGATCAGACTGGACAGGAATTCAGGCGATGTTGGGTTTGATCCGTAAATTACATGCTGCAGGAACCACAATTATTATGATTAGTCATGATATGGACCTTGTAGCCCAATATGCTAACCGAGTTATTGTACTCAAAGATGGCAGTATCTTGATGGATGGTAATCCTCGTGACGTTTTTTCAAAGGACGATAAGCTTCTTGACGCTGCCATTGTCCCACCCCAACTTTGTAGGCTCTCTTCTCAATTGAAGGATGTCTTGTTTCAGGAAACCTTGATCGAACCCGACGAGTTCATTGCTATGTTCGAAAGTGGGGAAAAAACGGGATGTTTATAG
- a CDS encoding ECF transporter S component produces MNNLNTETKDLKLSAWNVKRLSIMAIFIALSAVGALIKIPSPVGTIGMDSAPGFFSALAFGGLEGVVVIAFGHLLTSAVIGFPLTIPVHLYIAFQMALWALAYRWVSQKLGLIPAVIVGILLNGVVSSFAMLPMMGMGGVLGLMPFLVAGSAINVIISAIAYKGIKGSRLI; encoded by the coding sequence ATGAATAATTTAAACACAGAAACAAAGGACCTGAAACTATCCGCTTGGAATGTTAAAAGACTATCGATTATGGCGATTTTCATCGCCTTAAGTGCCGTGGGTGCTCTGATTAAAATTCCAAGTCCTGTGGGAACTATCGGCATGGATTCTGCTCCTGGATTTTTCAGTGCTTTAGCGTTTGGAGGGCTAGAGGGAGTGGTCGTCATTGCCTTTGGTCATTTATTGACATCAGCGGTTATTGGATTTCCTTTGACGATTCCTGTTCATCTGTATATTGCTTTCCAAATGGCTTTATGGGCTTTAGCCTACCGTTGGGTGAGCCAGAAGCTGGGCCTCATTCCCGCTGTCATCGTGGGGATTCTCCTCAATGGAGTCGTATCATCTTTTGCTATGCTTCCTATGATGGGTATGGGAGGGGTTCTTGGATTAATGCCTTTTCTTGTTGCTGGGTCTGCCATTAACGTTATTATATCTGCAATTGCCTATAAAGGGATTAAGGGTAGCCGGCTTATTTAA
- a CDS encoding alpha-ribazole kinase, translated as MGYHGRDVEVVSISKEQYLVASCDSCGAIGMKDLDEVRISWSITGRLTTRVALMEVLSTGAVPQMMTVAISNEPYPTGEGILEGVREELVFARLTLPMAISTEKNIITQQTGLGVSVIGVAEKNQLRIGTSQSGDNIYCLGFPKVGPEINNPEDSEIVQIHHIQALLNICGVHDIIPVGSRGIHVEAQQLASNVKKQMIVDPSCVLDLHKSAGPSTCLIVSASSSSIFDLKSSGFERLPLTKLGRLD; from the coding sequence TTGGGGTATCATGGTCGAGATGTCGAGGTCGTTTCAATTAGTAAAGAACAATACCTTGTGGCTTCTTGTGATTCCTGTGGAGCGATCGGTATGAAAGATCTAGATGAGGTCCGAATTTCGTGGTCTATTACTGGGAGGTTAACCACACGAGTCGCTCTGATGGAAGTCCTTTCAACTGGGGCTGTTCCCCAGATGATGACCGTGGCAATTTCTAATGAGCCGTATCCGACTGGCGAAGGGATATTAGAGGGGGTGAGAGAAGAGTTAGTATTCGCTAGATTGACGCTACCCATGGCGATCAGCACTGAAAAAAACATAATTACACAGCAAACTGGCCTTGGTGTCAGCGTGATTGGTGTGGCTGAGAAGAACCAATTGCGCATCGGAACTTCTCAATCCGGTGATAACATCTATTGTTTAGGGTTCCCTAAAGTGGGCCCCGAGATCAACAATCCTGAGGATTCTGAAATTGTTCAAATTCACCACATCCAAGCCCTCTTAAACATTTGTGGTGTTCACGACATCATCCCTGTTGGATCAAGAGGGATTCATGTGGAAGCACAGCAACTTGCTTCTAACGTGAAGAAGCAGATGATCGTTGATCCCTCTTGTGTCCTTGATTTGCATAAATCTGCTGGGCCTTCGACTTGTCTAATAGTTTCGGCTTCATCGTCCTCAATCTTTGACCTCAAATCTTCTGGTTTTGAGAGATTGCCCTTAACTAAACTAGGTAGATTAGACTAA
- a CDS encoding YkvA family protein, with protein sequence MFKDWINGNCKEMPTRSHLMIVLAIVYFVSPEDGIFDYIPFAGFIDDATVAGFVISQVSIDLERYKQWKQQGDSTHETIEEIWSTSATEASSYDVIFNI encoded by the coding sequence GTGTTCAAAGACTGGATTAATGGCAATTGTAAAGAAATGCCAACGCGCTCACACCTTATGATTGTCTTGGCTATTGTCTATTTCGTTTCGCCAGAGGATGGGATCTTCGATTATATTCCATTTGCAGGATTTATCGATGACGCGACGGTGGCTGGCTTTGTTATTTCACAAGTAAGTATTGACCTTGAACGATATAAACAATGGAAACAACAAGGAGATTCTACTCATGAGACGATCGAAGAAATATGGAGCACCTCAGCAACTGAGGCGTCTTCCTATGACGTTATTTTCAATATTTAA